From Chelatococcus sp. YT9, a single genomic window includes:
- the rnk gene encoding nucleoside diphosphate kinase regulator codes for MSSTQAKKRRKPKIVVSEAEYERLVGLATAALDRIPEVAEELLAEMDRASVVADKSVPRNAVRMGSTLEYQTAEGEKRRVTLVYPGDANIADGKISIMTPIGTALIGLSPGQSITWIARDGRQHELTVVTVEQPATAS; via the coding sequence ATGTCCAGCACCCAAGCCAAGAAGCGGCGCAAGCCTAAGATTGTCGTAAGCGAGGCGGAATATGAACGCCTCGTCGGCCTGGCTACAGCCGCGCTCGACCGGATTCCCGAAGTGGCGGAAGAACTTCTCGCAGAAATGGACCGCGCCTCGGTCGTCGCGGACAAATCCGTGCCGCGCAACGCCGTGCGCATGGGCTCAACGCTGGAATACCAGACGGCCGAGGGCGAGAAGCGCCGTGTGACGCTGGTCTATCCCGGTGACGCCAATATCGCGGATGGCAAGATCTCGATCATGACGCCGATCGGCACGGCTCTCATCGGCCTTTCGCCCGGGCAGTCGATCACCTGGATCGCCCGCGATGGCCGCCAGCATGAACTCACGGTCGTCACCGTCGAGCAGCCGGCAACGGCATCCTGA
- a CDS encoding linear amide C-N hydrolase has translation MRRRTFCGLLGGAIASVVALRPDRAAEACTRVLWNDNAQLVVVGRTMDWPESTEPILTVFPRGMARDGGRLGPATVVEANPARWTSKYGSLVTTVYGIGSVDGLNEQGLAGHLLYLNATDFGPRDPAKPGLQAGLWLQFALDNAATVTEALALLETIQPVMVEARGRKATVHLALEDATGDSAIIEYIDGKPVVHHGREFRVMTNDPTYDQQLVLLKTMSEKSDFANPSSNTPLPGNVSPTDRFQRAAYYQRVLPEPKSEREAVASMFALMANVSVPFGAPYKNFGVYNTEYRTVCNLTNKVYFFQLTTSPSVIWAGLSRFDLSPGAPVMMLNPDTIELSGNVAGQFKPEKAPF, from the coding sequence ATGCGACGCAGGACATTTTGTGGGCTTCTTGGCGGGGCCATCGCAAGCGTGGTGGCTCTGCGCCCCGACAGGGCCGCCGAGGCCTGCACGCGGGTACTGTGGAACGACAACGCGCAGCTGGTTGTTGTCGGCCGCACCATGGACTGGCCGGAATCCACCGAGCCCATTCTCACGGTCTTCCCGCGCGGAATGGCACGGGACGGCGGCCGGCTTGGTCCCGCGACCGTCGTGGAAGCAAACCCCGCGCGCTGGACCTCGAAATACGGCAGCCTGGTCACCACGGTCTATGGTATCGGCAGCGTCGACGGGCTCAACGAGCAGGGGCTTGCCGGGCATCTGCTGTATCTCAACGCGACCGACTTCGGTCCGCGCGATCCTGCCAAGCCAGGGCTTCAGGCGGGTTTATGGCTGCAGTTCGCACTCGACAACGCGGCGACCGTGACCGAGGCGCTGGCGCTGCTCGAAACCATCCAGCCCGTGATGGTGGAGGCCCGCGGTCGCAAGGCGACCGTGCATTTGGCGCTGGAGGACGCGACGGGCGACTCCGCGATCATTGAATATATCGATGGCAAGCCCGTCGTTCATCACGGCCGCGAATTCCGCGTGATGACCAACGACCCGACCTATGACCAGCAACTCGTGCTGCTCAAGACGATGTCGGAGAAGAGCGACTTCGCGAACCCAAGTTCCAACACGCCTCTGCCGGGCAATGTCTCGCCGACGGATCGCTTCCAGCGCGCGGCCTATTACCAGCGTGTATTGCCAGAGCCTAAGAGCGAGCGAGAGGCGGTTGCCTCGATGTTCGCGCTCATGGCCAATGTATCCGTGCCTTTCGGCGCGCCCTACAAGAATTTCGGCGTGTATAACACCGAGTATCGGACAGTCTGCAATCTCACCAACAAGGTCTATTTCTTTCAGCTGACGACAAGTCCCAGCGTCATCTGGGCAGGCCTGTCGCGCTTCGACCTGTCGCCCGGCGCGCCCGTCATGATGCTCAACCCCGACACCATCGAACTGAGCGGCAACGTGGCTGGCCAGTTCAAGCCGGAGAAGGCGCCGTTTTAG
- a CDS encoding enhanced serine sensitivity protein SseB C-terminal domain-containing protein, whose product MTNPFSGLRFTSLRGEAKATFAEQEANSAARTEAPASTLLFEPRNELERLLVEATRDPAQRPLFLHALMRSYLYVELPPGMSPDTSTLQPGARLQLHMVTGPDGNAVPAIFTSEERVADARGAVTSYLGIKAEDLFNLVAATGAFLNPGTPYGLYWTASELARLLGRPDIRIVETETRVMLGAPEVRPEQLIASLTRAFKNDARIREAWLALAYWPATNERSWFLDVRSDISCKASYEELRPLIGEAIQQAGPLQYPVDTVVDQPPAPHGQGIRIKPAQVQ is encoded by the coding sequence ATGACGAATCCGTTCTCCGGCCTGCGCTTTACAAGCTTGCGCGGTGAAGCGAAGGCGACTTTCGCGGAACAGGAGGCCAATTCGGCGGCTCGTACGGAAGCACCGGCATCGACATTGCTGTTCGAACCTCGGAATGAGCTGGAGCGCTTGCTCGTCGAGGCGACGCGCGACCCGGCGCAGCGGCCGCTTTTTCTCCACGCGCTGATGCGATCGTATCTTTATGTCGAACTCCCGCCGGGGATGTCTCCTGACACGTCCACTTTGCAGCCTGGCGCCCGGTTGCAACTGCATATGGTTACAGGGCCTGATGGTAATGCCGTCCCGGCGATCTTCACGTCTGAAGAGCGCGTGGCCGACGCCAGAGGCGCGGTCACAAGTTATCTCGGCATCAAAGCGGAGGACCTGTTCAACCTGGTCGCGGCGACGGGCGCTTTCCTCAATCCAGGCACGCCTTACGGTCTCTATTGGACCGCATCGGAGTTGGCGAGGCTTCTCGGGCGCCCGGACATACGCATCGTCGAGACCGAGACGCGGGTCATGCTCGGCGCGCCTGAGGTGCGGCCGGAGCAACTGATAGCAAGTCTCACCCGGGCGTTCAAAAACGATGCGAGGATTCGTGAGGCGTGGCTGGCGCTTGCCTATTGGCCCGCGACCAATGAGCGATCATGGTTTCTCGATGTGCGGTCCGACATTTCGTGCAAGGCTTCGTATGAGGAACTGCGTCCGCTGATCGGGGAGGCAATTCAGCAAGCGGGGCCTCTCCAGTATCCGGTCGACACAGTCGTCGACCAGCCACCCGCACCTCATGGCCAGGGCATCAGGATCAAGCCGGCTCAAGTGCAGTGA
- a CDS encoding FAD-dependent oxidoreductase, protein MSDVIRDGDKTFEFAVPVVVIGAGAAGLIAALAAREAGADVLVLERDALPRGSTALSAGLIPAAGTRWQNEAGIIDSPETFATDVMAKAKNEPDPGLVALVTREAGPAVEWLGATYGLPFSVIADFSYPGHSARRMHGLPTRSGEELIDALRGAAESAGIDILCEAHVTTLFADANNRVTGLAFVRPDGSRDEVGCDQLILACNGYGGNKDLVKEHIPSLAEALYFGHEGNKGDALLWGEALGAATRHLSGHQGHGSVAHPAGILISWATITEGGVQVNLNGERFCDESRGYSEQAAEVLRQPQGLAWTVFDHRIADITRQFEDYKRAEAMGAIVTANDWPTLAELMGVPAEALAATMAATAEAKAAATQAGAGRDAFGRDFTGVPALTAPYCAVKVTGALFHTQGGLVVDDDARVLDGAGRPLPNLFAVGGAACGVSGSKAAGYLSGNGLLTAVTLGRVAGRAAGAGAVAG, encoded by the coding sequence GTGAGTGATGTGATCCGTGACGGCGACAAGACCTTCGAGTTCGCGGTACCGGTCGTCGTCATCGGTGCCGGCGCCGCCGGCCTCATCGCCGCATTGGCGGCACGGGAAGCTGGCGCCGATGTGCTTGTGCTCGAACGCGACGCCCTGCCGCGTGGCTCGACCGCACTGTCCGCGGGCCTCATTCCCGCCGCCGGCACCCGCTGGCAGAACGAAGCAGGCATCATCGACAGCCCCGAGACTTTCGCCACCGACGTGATGGCCAAGGCCAAGAACGAGCCGGACCCCGGCCTCGTCGCGCTGGTGACCCGGGAAGCAGGCCCTGCGGTCGAATGGCTCGGCGCAACCTATGGCCTGCCCTTCTCCGTGATCGCCGACTTCAGCTACCCCGGCCACAGCGCGCGGCGCATGCACGGCCTGCCGACCCGCTCCGGCGAGGAGCTGATCGATGCCCTGCGTGGCGCCGCCGAGAGTGCTGGCATCGACATTCTCTGCGAAGCGCACGTGACCACGCTCTTCGCCGACGCCAACAACCGTGTCACGGGCCTCGCCTTCGTCAGGCCTGACGGCTCACGTGATGAAGTCGGCTGCGACCAGCTCATTCTCGCTTGCAACGGTTATGGCGGGAATAAAGATCTCGTGAAGGAGCACATCCCTTCCCTCGCGGAGGCGCTTTACTTCGGCCACGAGGGCAACAAGGGCGACGCGCTTCTCTGGGGCGAAGCGCTCGGCGCCGCCACCCGCCATCTCTCCGGCCACCAGGGCCACGGCTCCGTCGCGCATCCCGCCGGAATCCTCATCAGTTGGGCGACAATCACCGAAGGCGGCGTGCAGGTGAATCTGAACGGCGAGCGCTTCTGCGATGAATCCCGTGGGTATTCGGAACAGGCGGCCGAGGTGCTGCGGCAGCCGCAGGGCCTCGCCTGGACGGTGTTCGACCACCGCATCGCCGACATCACCCGGCAGTTCGAGGACTACAAGCGCGCCGAGGCCATGGGCGCCATCGTCACCGCCAACGACTGGCCCACGCTCGCCGAGCTCATGGGCGTGCCGGCCGAGGCGCTGGCCGCAACCATGGCCGCGACGGCGGAGGCCAAGGCGGCGGCTACCCAGGCAGGAGCCGGCCGCGATGCCTTCGGCCGCGACTTCACCGGCGTGCCCGCCCTCACGGCACCCTATTGCGCGGTGAAGGTGACCGGCGCGCTCTTCCACACCCAGGGCGGCCTCGTCGTCGACGACGATGCGCGTGTGCTCGACGGCGCGGGCCGGCCGCTGCCGAACCTCTTTGCCGTGGGCGGCGCCGCCTGCGGCGTCTCGGGCTCCAAGGCCGCCGGTTATCTCTCCGGCAACGGCCTTCTCACCGCCGTCACCCTCGGCCGCGTCGCGGGCCGGGCCGCGGGGGCGGGGGCTGTGGCAGGTTGA
- the leuC gene encoding 3-isopropylmalate dehydratase large subunit: MALVATPRALFDKVWDAHVVVHREDGQSLLWIDRHFLHEGSFHAFDKLKGRGAEVSRPDLTFGIEDHYVPTRVRDLAKIDPAIRDMIERLRGNASRHHLKLFGLDDPGQGIVHVVGPEQGLTLPGLTIVCGDSHTATHGAFGAIAFGIGASEVAHVLMTQTLWQKRPKRMRISVDGELAPGIVAKDIALSIIAAIGADGAAGHAMEYAGSSVRGLTMEGRLTLCNLSIEAGGRCGMVAPDETTISYLKGRPFAPQGADFDRAAEDWLKLASDADAIFDKEVSLDGSQIAPIVTWGTSPEDALPITMAVPDPDKAGDPGRAAHIRDAIDYMGLKPGQKLTDIRVDRIFIGSCTNSRIEDIRAAAAVLAGRKAQVPGLVSPGSAQVKRQAEEEGLDRIFIEAGLEWVDSGCSMCVGMNGDLVAPGERCASTTNRNFRGRQGPGSRTHLMSPAMAAAAAVTGHLTDMRPLLKGRN, encoded by the coding sequence ATGGCATTGGTCGCGACCCCGCGCGCACTGTTTGATAAAGTTTGGGACGCGCATGTCGTTGTTCATCGCGAGGATGGGCAGAGTCTTCTCTGGATTGACCGACATTTCCTGCATGAGGGGTCCTTTCACGCCTTCGACAAGCTGAAGGGGCGCGGTGCCGAGGTATCCCGGCCGGACCTGACCTTCGGCATCGAGGATCACTACGTTCCGACCCGTGTGCGCGATCTCGCGAAGATCGATCCGGCAATCCGCGACATGATCGAGCGGCTGCGCGGCAACGCATCCCGCCATCATCTCAAGTTGTTCGGGCTGGACGATCCCGGGCAGGGTATCGTCCATGTGGTCGGGCCGGAGCAGGGCTTGACCCTGCCGGGGCTCACCATTGTCTGCGGTGACAGCCACACCGCGACACACGGCGCGTTTGGCGCCATTGCTTTCGGCATCGGCGCCTCCGAGGTGGCGCATGTGCTCATGACGCAGACGCTCTGGCAGAAACGCCCAAAGCGCATGCGCATCAGCGTCGACGGAGAACTCGCGCCCGGCATCGTCGCCAAGGACATCGCGTTGTCGATCATCGCGGCCATCGGCGCGGACGGAGCGGCTGGGCACGCCATGGAATATGCGGGCTCATCGGTCCGCGGCCTGACGATGGAAGGGCGCCTCACGCTCTGCAACCTGTCCATCGAGGCCGGCGGGCGCTGTGGTATGGTGGCGCCTGACGAGACGACGATCTCCTATCTCAAGGGGCGCCCCTTTGCGCCTCAGGGCGCCGATTTCGACCGCGCAGCGGAGGATTGGCTCAAGCTCGCCAGCGACGCCGACGCGATCTTCGACAAGGAAGTGAGCCTCGACGGCTCGCAGATTGCGCCGATCGTCACCTGGGGTACGAGCCCCGAGGACGCGCTGCCGATCACCATGGCGGTGCCGGATCCTGACAAGGCTGGCGATCCCGGCCGCGCGGCGCATATCCGCGACGCCATCGACTATATGGGGCTGAAGCCCGGCCAGAAGCTCACAGACATCCGGGTGGATCGCATCTTCATCGGCTCCTGCACCAACAGCCGTATCGAAGACATCCGCGCCGCCGCAGCCGTATTGGCCGGCCGCAAGGCGCAGGTGCCGGGCCTCGTTTCGCCGGGTTCGGCCCAGGTGAAGCGTCAGGCGGAGGAGGAGGGCCTCGATCGCATCTTCATCGAGGCGGGTCTGGAGTGGGTCGATTCCGGCTGCTCGATGTGCGTCGGCATGAATGGCGACCTGGTGGCGCCGGGCGAGCGCTGCGCCTCGACCACCAATCGCAATTTTCGTGGCCGGCAGGGGCCAGGCTCCCGCACCCATCTCATGTCGCCCGCCATGGCCGCGGCCGCGGCTGTCACGGGCCATCTCACGGACATGCGTCCGCTTTTGAAGGGGCGCAACTGA
- the leuD gene encoding 3-isopropylmalate dehydratase small subunit, whose protein sequence is MEAFTKLSGIACPLPLSSVDTDQLIPARFMKRSRAEGYGGYLLHDLRFDEAGAPRPDFPLNALERQGAQVIVARRNFGSGSSREAAVYALVDYGIRCVIAPSFGDIFASNSVNNGLLPAKVAEADGESLIAALEEGARDMLVDLEACRIVVGNLSVPFTVDPVWRTKLLNGWDDIDLTMSQSDAIKAFVAADAKSRPWAMPRRGE, encoded by the coding sequence ATGGAAGCCTTCACCAAGCTTAGCGGCATCGCCTGCCCGCTGCCGCTCTCGAGCGTCGACACGGACCAGCTCATCCCCGCCCGCTTCATGAAGCGGTCGCGCGCAGAGGGTTATGGCGGCTATCTCCTGCACGACCTGCGCTTCGACGAGGCTGGCGCGCCACGGCCGGACTTTCCCCTGAATGCGCTGGAGCGCCAGGGCGCGCAAGTCATCGTCGCGCGACGCAACTTCGGTAGCGGCTCCTCCCGCGAGGCGGCGGTCTATGCGCTCGTCGACTATGGCATCCGCTGCGTCATCGCGCCGAGCTTCGGTGACATCTTCGCTTCCAACTCGGTCAACAACGGGCTGCTGCCGGCCAAAGTCGCCGAGGCCGACGGCGAGAGCCTGATCGCGGCGCTGGAGGAGGGAGCGCGCGACATGCTGGTCGATCTCGAGGCCTGCCGCATCGTGGTCGGCAATCTCTCCGTGCCTTTCACCGTTGATCCTGTATGGCGCACGAAGTTGCTCAACGGCTGGGACGATATCGACCTCACGATGAGTCAATCCGACGCCATCAAGGCTTTTGTCGCGGCTGATGCGAAGAGCCGACCCTGGGCGATGCCCAGGCGGGGTGAGTGA
- a CDS encoding oxidoreductase yields the protein MGQVSPGLASTPFSIGGLTLKNRIVLPPMQQYQGTAEAFATAYHVHHYARRARGGVGLVIIESTAVAPEGRLMADDIGLFSEAHVPPVAAIAAAVKAEGVPILMQLSHGGRKSRPHPGSRLIAPSAIPHDDDYGMPEAMSLDDITRVVTAFATAARRALAAGFDGVELHAAHGYLLHQFLSPLSNRRDDAYGGDLEGRSRIVADVIRAVREAIGRDVPVTIRVSASDYKEGGLTAEMIAEALTVLVPLGLDAVHVSSGGLSPEPPPSTGPGYQVGFASTIRERIAVPVIAVGNIRTAVQIEDILRQGHADLVAIGRPLLVHPDLGRVL from the coding sequence ATGGGGCAGGTCTCTCCGGGTTTGGCCTCCACACCTTTTTCCATCGGCGGGCTCACGCTCAAAAATCGCATCGTCCTGCCGCCGATGCAGCAGTACCAAGGTACGGCCGAGGCCTTCGCAACGGCTTACCATGTGCATCACTACGCGCGGCGCGCGCGGGGCGGCGTCGGGCTTGTCATCATCGAGTCGACGGCCGTCGCGCCGGAAGGGCGGCTGATGGCCGATGACATCGGCCTGTTCAGCGAGGCGCATGTGCCGCCGGTCGCCGCGATCGCGGCGGCCGTGAAGGCGGAAGGCGTGCCCATCCTCATGCAACTGAGCCATGGCGGCCGAAAGTCGCGTCCCCATCCGGGATCAAGGCTGATCGCGCCGAGCGCCATTCCCCATGACGACGACTATGGGATGCCGGAGGCCATGAGCCTCGACGATATCACTCGCGTTGTCACCGCTTTCGCCACGGCTGCCCGCCGGGCGCTTGCCGCCGGCTTCGACGGCGTGGAGCTGCACGCGGCCCACGGCTACCTCCTGCATCAGTTCCTCTCGCCGCTGTCGAACAGACGCGACGACGCCTACGGTGGAGACCTCGAGGGGCGGAGCCGCATCGTCGCCGATGTCATTCGCGCGGTGCGGGAGGCTATCGGGCGTGACGTGCCGGTCACGATACGCGTATCAGCGAGCGACTATAAGGAAGGCGGGTTGACCGCCGAGATGATCGCGGAGGCGCTCACAGTGCTCGTGCCGCTTGGCCTCGACGCCGTGCACGTGTCCTCCGGCGGGCTCTCCCCGGAACCGCCGCCGAGCACCGGGCCGGGCTATCAGGTTGGGTTTGCCAGTACCATCCGCGAACGGATCGCCGTGCCCGTCATCGCCGTGGGCAACATCAGGACGGCGGTCCAGATCGAGGATATCCTACGCCAAGGACATGCCGATCTCGTGGCGATTGGCCGGCCGTTGCTAGTGCACCCGGATCTCGGCCGCGTGTTGTGA
- a CDS encoding GntR family transcriptional regulator, translating into MASVEPLKARRLYLLLRDRIISGEERPQTRLPSEPALAEQHGVSRVTVRRALDKLADEGLIERRPGSGTFVNGSKANFPVTADFANLLSHLVEMGRRTEVKLLSFGYVAPTPVLAEALQLAAGERVQRSVRLRVIDGQPFSYLVTHVPERIGVSYSEADLASKPLLELLERSGLEAERASQMIGATLAGPEIAEALGLEIGAALLALTRVVYGPSGEGIEHLQAFYRPDRYSFQMDLVRTGAANSRSWTPVERARKGDAKTRPEALARQEAKPQMRRGEVPRRTKA; encoded by the coding sequence ATGGCCAGCGTCGAGCCTCTGAAAGCGCGCAGACTTTATTTGCTGCTGCGAGATCGCATCATCAGTGGCGAGGAGCGTCCGCAAACCCGCCTTCCGAGCGAGCCTGCCCTGGCCGAGCAGCATGGCGTTTCGCGCGTCACGGTGCGGCGGGCGCTCGACAAGCTGGCTGACGAAGGTCTCATCGAGAGGCGTCCGGGCTCCGGCACCTTTGTCAACGGCAGCAAGGCGAATTTCCCCGTCACGGCCGATTTCGCAAACCTCCTGTCCCATCTGGTGGAGATGGGGCGACGCACCGAGGTCAAGCTTCTGTCCTTCGGCTATGTCGCGCCTACGCCCGTGCTGGCGGAGGCCCTTCAGCTTGCCGCAGGGGAGCGCGTGCAGCGCTCCGTGCGGCTGCGTGTCATCGACGGGCAGCCGTTCTCCTATCTCGTGACGCATGTGCCCGAGCGCATCGGTGTCTCCTATTCGGAAGCTGACCTTGCTTCGAAGCCCCTCCTCGAATTGCTGGAGCGCTCCGGTCTTGAGGCTGAAAGGGCCAGTCAGATGATTGGCGCGACATTGGCTGGACCGGAGATCGCCGAGGCCCTTGGGCTTGAGATCGGAGCGGCTCTCCTCGCCCTCACCCGTGTGGTCTACGGGCCGTCCGGGGAGGGCATCGAGCATCTGCAGGCCTTCTATCGGCCGGATCGCTATTCCTTCCAGATGGATCTGGTGCGGACAGGGGCTGCCAACTCGCGCTCGTGGACGCCTGTCGAGCGCGCACGAAAAGGTGATGCCAAGACAAGGCCGGAAGCCTTGGCGCGGCAGGAAGCAAAGCCCCAGATGCGACGCGGGGAGGTACCACGCAGGACGAAGGCCTGA
- a CDS encoding ABC transporter substrate-binding protein, translating to MTLFSKSISRRGALKGGIAAAAAIAAPSVLRAAEPPPVKVGILQPVTGALAMDGEFGRAGAELAIADINAAGGIKSLGGAKIEMVFGDARSNPEAGVQEVERMQSEGVAAIVGGFASPICLATTQAAARYDLPYIVDVGVSDQIIQRGLKNTFRFAPGFGICTQAAIQNLVRINDAAGKPAKTIALVHEDGLFGSGLAKLMQTELPKHGFEIIETIAIPTPSRDLSNVALRLRSLNPDLIIPSTYYGETVLLARTMQQQRVRPKAVYAVVNGAASNMRFVKEFPEAAENIMDVNHWHDPRNPKNADLQKRVLDAGKQWNYNTPLNYSCVLLLADAIERAASADRAKLIESITASTFDKHLMPYGPTKFEGGQNQGAAPVSTQVQKATIRVVYPEAFSDAKPVFPVRG from the coding sequence ATGACATTGTTCAGCAAATCCATTAGCCGGCGCGGCGCTCTCAAGGGGGGTATCGCCGCTGCTGCCGCGATCGCTGCACCGTCTGTTCTGCGCGCGGCCGAGCCGCCGCCGGTGAAGGTCGGCATCCTGCAGCCGGTTACCGGCGCGCTAGCCATGGACGGCGAGTTCGGCCGCGCAGGTGCCGAGCTGGCGATCGCTGACATCAATGCGGCCGGCGGCATCAAGTCGCTTGGTGGCGCCAAGATCGAGATGGTGTTCGGCGACGCGCGCTCCAACCCGGAGGCGGGCGTGCAGGAAGTCGAGCGCATGCAGAGCGAAGGCGTTGCGGCCATCGTCGGTGGCTTCGCGAGCCCGATCTGTCTTGCGACGACCCAGGCGGCCGCGCGTTACGACTTGCCTTATATCGTCGACGTCGGCGTGTCGGATCAGATCATCCAGCGCGGCCTGAAGAACACGTTCCGCTTCGCACCAGGTTTCGGCATCTGCACGCAGGCTGCCATCCAGAACCTGGTGCGTATCAATGACGCGGCCGGCAAGCCCGCCAAGACCATCGCGCTCGTCCATGAAGACGGCCTGTTCGGTTCCGGCCTTGCCAAGCTCATGCAGACGGAGCTGCCGAAGCACGGCTTCGAGATCATCGAGACGATCGCCATCCCGACGCCTTCGCGCGACCTCTCCAACGTGGCATTGCGCCTGCGTTCGCTCAACCCGGACCTGATTATCCCGAGCACCTATTATGGTGAAACGGTGCTTCTCGCCCGCACCATGCAGCAGCAGCGCGTGCGTCCTAAGGCGGTGTACGCGGTGGTGAACGGCGCCGCCTCGAACATGCGCTTCGTCAAGGAGTTTCCGGAAGCCGCTGAGAACATCATGGACGTCAATCACTGGCACGATCCGCGCAACCCGAAGAATGCGGACCTGCAGAAGCGCGTACTCGATGCCGGGAAGCAGTGGAACTATAATACGCCGCTCAATTATTCCTGCGTGTTGCTGCTCGCCGATGCCATTGAGCGTGCGGCCTCCGCCGATCGCGCCAAGCTGATCGAGTCGATCACTGCTTCCACCTTCGACAAGCACCTGATGCCCTATGGCCCGACGAAGTTCGAGGGCGGTCAGAACCAGGGCGCTGCCCCGGTTTCGACGCAGGTGCAGAAGGCGACTATCCGCGTGGTCTATCCTGAGGCCTTCTCGGATGCCAAACCGGTCTTTCCCGTCCGGGGCTGA
- a CDS encoding branched-chain amino acid ABC transporter permease yields the protein MYSLPIVAEAMLNGLLTGAVYALIALGLTLVYGVLHIINFAHGAFLTCAMFAVWLAHSILGLDPYLAILPLTLIFFAIGYAVQRFVIGPASHGDDGNILLITLGLSIIIENALLAGFHSDTRSLSTDYSFNVFEVGPLLISQARLFGFIGAVIVTGLLWLLLARTDTGKAIRAVAKEKLGARLVGINVSHVFAVTFGIGCATLAIAACLLMPTFYVNPRVGGAFVLVAFTIVVLGGMGSITGALIGGLFIGVVESLCGLFLGESLGQIGIFLIFILVLLFRPTGLFGARA from the coding sequence ATGTATTCCCTTCCCATCGTCGCGGAAGCCATGCTCAATGGCCTTCTGACCGGTGCGGTCTATGCGCTCATCGCGCTTGGTCTGACGCTGGTTTATGGCGTCTTGCACATCATCAACTTCGCGCATGGTGCATTCCTGACCTGTGCGATGTTTGCTGTTTGGCTGGCCCATAGCATTCTGGGGCTAGACCCTTATCTGGCGATCCTGCCGCTTACCTTGATCTTTTTCGCGATCGGCTATGCCGTTCAGCGCTTCGTCATCGGCCCGGCGAGCCACGGCGACGATGGCAATATCCTGCTCATCACGCTCGGCCTCTCGATCATCATCGAGAACGCGCTGCTCGCTGGCTTCCATTCGGATACGCGCTCGCTGAGCACCGATTATTCGTTCAATGTGTTCGAGGTCGGCCCGCTGCTCATATCGCAGGCGCGGCTTTTCGGTTTCATCGGCGCGGTCATCGTCACGGGGCTGCTCTGGCTGCTGCTGGCGCGCACCGATACCGGCAAGGCGATCCGGGCCGTCGCCAAGGAGAAGCTCGGCGCGCGGCTCGTCGGCATCAACGTTTCGCACGTCTTCGCGGTGACCTTCGGCATAGGCTGCGCCACGCTCGCCATTGCTGCCTGTCTGCTGATGCCCACCTTCTACGTCAATCCGCGTGTCGGCGGCGCCTTCGTGCTGGTTGCCTTCACGATTGTCGTTCTCGGAGGCATGGGCTCGATCACCGGCGCGCTCATCGGCGGTCTCTTCATCGGTGTCGTGGAAAGCCTCTGCGGCTTGTTCCTGGGCGAGAGCCTCGGCCAGATCGGCATCTTCCTCATCTTTATCCTGGTGCTGCTGTTCCGGCCCACCGGTCTGTTCGGAGCACGGGCATGA